A portion of the Rissa tridactyla isolate bRisTri1 chromosome 19, bRisTri1.patW.cur.20221130, whole genome shotgun sequence genome contains these proteins:
- the LOC128919495 gene encoding olfactory receptor 2D2-like: MERGEWDNQTLLMESLLPGLGDAHELQTPLFVLCLTIYTVTMVGNMLIIVLVVTDPHLHTPMYFFLVNLSSLETCYSYSILPRLLVSFLPGDRTISVQGCMAQFFFFGTFATSECYLLAAMSYDRYLAICKPLHYSGLMNWKVCLQLVTGSWVVGLLISTGITSFIAHQRFCGPNAIDHFFCEEAPLLELSCSDTGMIRILIIILSFPDVVFPFLFTLASYVCIIAAILRIPSSIGRHKAFSTCSSQLTMVIVFCGTLIIVYMLPRTVPLRQLNKLFFFHTVLTPLINPLIYSLRNREVKGALERLLRRAIACTDSSN, translated from the coding sequence ATGGAGAGAGGGGAATGGGACAACCAGACTTTGCTGATGGAGTCCCTCTTGCCGGGACTGGGGGATGCCCATGAACTCCAGACACCTCTCTTTGTCCTCTGCCTGACCATATACACAGTAACCATGGTTGGGAACATGCTCATCATTGTGCTTGTCGTCACAGACCCACATCTCCACAcacccatgtacttcttcctggtGAATCTGTCCAGCCTAGAGACCTGCTACAGCTACAGCATCCTTCCCAGGCTACTAGTCAGCTTCCTGCCTGGAGACAGGACCATCTCTGTGCAAGGATGTATGgcacagtttttcttctttggtacTTTTGCAACTTCTGAGTGTTACCTTCTGGCTGCCATGTCCTATGACCGGTATCTGGCCATATGTAAACCACTGCATTATTCAGGCCTCATGAACTGGAAGGTATGCCTCCAACTGGTGACTGGATCATGGGTTGTGGGGCTGCTAATTTCTACAGGAATCACATCTTTCATAGCTCACCAAAGGTTCTGTGGCCCCAATGCAATTGAccatttcttctgtgaagaagCTCCATTGCTAGAACTTTCCTGCAGTGACACTGGCATGATCAGAATTCTTATTATCATATTATCTTTCCCAGATGtagttttcccatttctgttcACTCTGGCATCCTATGTCTGCATCATAGCTGCCATCCTCAGGATCCCATCCAGCATAGGGAGGCATAAGGCCTTTTCCACCTGCTCCTCTCAACTCACTATGGTCATTGTTTTCTGTGGGACCCTCATCATTGTCTACATGCTGCCCAGAACAGTGCCACTGAGGCAGCTCaacaaattgttcttttttcacaCAGTCCTCACACCTCTCATCAATCCACTCATCTACAGTCTAAGGAACAGAGAGGTCAAGGGGGCACTGGAGAGGTTGCTCAGGAGGGCTATTGCGTGCACTGACAGCTCCAACTAG
- the LOC128919106 gene encoding feather keratin Cos2-3-like: MSCYNRCQPCLPCQPCGPTPLANSCNEPCVRQCQNSCVIIEPSPVVVTLPGPILSSFPQNTVVGSSTSAAVGSILSCQGVPINSACCDLSGISSRYCGRRCPPC, from the coding sequence ATGTCCTGCTACAAccggtgccagccctgcctgccctgccagccctgtggccccaccccgctggccaacagctgcaatgagccctgtgtcaggcagtgccagaactcctgcgtcatcatcgagccctcccccgtggtggtgaccctgcccggccccatcctcagctccttcccgcagaacactgttgtgggatcctccacctctgctgccgttggcagcatcctcagctgtcagggagtgcccatcaactctgcctgctgtgacctctctggcatttccagtcGCTACTGTGGCAGGAGGTGCCCCCCCTGCTAA